A segment of the Aromatoleum aromaticum EbN1 genome:
TGCTTTTCGGTCGGAATTTGACGCGGCAGGGAAGCGCAGACCTTCAGGATCTGCGCTTCCTTCATCGTCAGCTCGCGCGCTGCGTTCCCTTGCTCCCACACCCTGTGCCAGAAATCCGCCCCGAGCCTCACCGCCAGCGATTGAGCCTCGATTCCAGCCATCTCGCGCTGCATCTCCTTGGCGTCGTGCTCGTTCTTCTTTGCATTTTCTTTCGACATCAGACAGTGCTCAAAGTCACCGTCATAATCGATTTTGCGAGCCTCAAGCACGCTCCAGCAAGCCTGTTGCTTGGCCCATTCTGACAGGTTGCGCATGCCCGCAGCGGGCTGCGTAATGACTTTATGAGCTTCTTCTGCCGCCAGCAGCAGGGCTCGAACCAAGGCGTCGGAGAGCATCTGCCGTTTCGAGATCGTGTCGAGGTCGAGTACTTCATTGGCCCGGTTCGCATCGTGGAAGACCTTTGCCATGGCGTAGGTTACGATGTTGGCGCGGTAGCCCCCCTCGTACCAGGGTTGTTTTGGAATCTCGGCTTCGAGCTTCCGGAAGATGATGGCCTTCGCGACTAACCTGCGATACCAGAGCTCGTCATACTTCGCCTCGTTCTTTGACCACGTCTCACCTATTTCCTTGGCGAACAGCGCGAAGTTCTTCTGCGCACCGCGCGAGACAATGTGGGGCTGCCCGGCCGCCGAGTTTTCGAACTTGGCCAGATCGGTCTTGCTGAACAGTTGCTCCTTCGGGAACTCAAGATCGAATTTCCTCTGGTCGCTGCCCGTACGTCGGCCACGTTCGTTGATGTACTGCCCGCGGGCGCGCTCGTAGAACCATTTGCTGTCGTGCCGTTCTCCCTCGCGCGCGGCAAAAATCACGTTGCGCGAAAACTGCTCGATCCGGATGTGGAAGGGGTGGTTCGAGAAGAAGTCAGCGGCGTTGACCTTGTTCTGGGTGTTCGCATATTCCGAGATCTTCGGCACGATTTCCTCCGAGCGATCGGGCGGTACGACCGTCAGCTTCATCTGCACAAAGACGTTTGCCAACTGTTCCCGAGCGGTTCTCAGCGCGGCATGGATCGAGCCTGTTGTCTGTGCGCCGTTAACGATCTGGAGGTTGCCGATCGACGAGATTGCCAAGCCGGAATCTGTCAGGACGCAATCCACATGCTCGGCCGTTGCCGACAGACCGTTGTTGTAGGGAAAGAAGAGTTCCGGTTCTTCCTTGATGGTTCTCTGGATACCCTTGTTGGTCTTGGCCCTGGCCTGAAGGAAGGTACGGACATTGGCCTCAAGAAGGCGGGCGCCCCAGAGATCATAGATTGCGGCCACCAGCTGACCGGGCATGATCAGCAGATAGCTTTCGAGAGCCGCACCAGTCTGCGAAGCTTTGAGCGCTGGAAGCGGAGCGCCGAAGTCACCCAAGAAATCAATGACCATGTCTTCGCGGGCTTGGCCGGAGCGGTCGAATCGCTCAAACCGGGCCAGATCCCAGACGGACCAGGTTACCGGAACGTCATCCAGATCCTGCAGTTTTACGGAGTCGTCGCGGCTGATGTACCGGCGGTTTGATACAAGAATCAGCTTGACCTTGGTGACCTGCGACCACGTCGCGATGATCAGGTCGGAAATCTGAAATGCAGGGTTCACCTCGTTCAGAGCGTCGCGAAACTCCTCGGTCCGGGCCTTCTTCAGGAAGCGGATAAGCGGATTGAGGATGGGCGGGACATCGGTCTTGCCAAATGTCAGGAGCTCGTCACTGTCGGCGAAGTCGCAGACGATAAGGCCAAGAACCCCTTCGCTGTCTCGCGGGTCGCCCGCGTATCCGTCGATCCTGATCCTCTGGGTGCCCCCACCGTTCTCGTAGAAAGCACGGTCGGCCGTTTCGAGTTCGCCCGCCTCTGTCAGCCGAGCTGTCATCTGGTCGAAGAATGCCTCGACCATCAGCACGCCGCTTGCGTCCGCCTCACGGCGGATGTCCGCCATAAGATTCTGGTGATACTCCTGAATCTCGCTCATGGCTGGTCCTCCTCGACGAGATTCGATCGCACGGCGTTCCAGTCTGTCCTGAAGGGAGTGCAGGCCGACAGCGCGAGTGCATAGGTCACCCCCGAAACCCCAAGCGGGACGGGAGCGGTAATCCGGGGAAATCCTTCTGCGACGGAATGAAACTCTGGAGGCGAGACGATCCAG
Coding sequences within it:
- a CDS encoding AIPR family protein: MSEIQEYHQNLMADIRREADASGVLMVEAFFDQMTARLTEAGELETADRAFYENGGGTQRIRIDGYAGDPRDSEGVLGLIVCDFADSDELLTFGKTDVPPILNPLIRFLKKARTEEFRDALNEVNPAFQISDLIIATWSQVTKVKLILVSNRRYISRDDSVKLQDLDDVPVTWSVWDLARFERFDRSGQAREDMVIDFLGDFGAPLPALKASQTGAALESYLLIMPGQLVAAIYDLWGARLLEANVRTFLQARAKTNKGIQRTIKEEPELFFPYNNGLSATAEHVDCVLTDSGLAISSIGNLQIVNGAQTTGSIHAALRTAREQLANVFVQMKLTVVPPDRSEEIVPKISEYANTQNKVNAADFFSNHPFHIRIEQFSRNVIFAAREGERHDSKWFYERARGQYINERGRRTGSDQRKFDLEFPKEQLFSKTDLAKFENSAAGQPHIVSRGAQKNFALFAKEIGETWSKNEAKYDELWYRRLVAKAIIFRKLEAEIPKQPWYEGGYRANIVTYAMAKVFHDANRANEVLDLDTISKRQMLSDALVRALLLAAEEAHKVITQPAAGMRNLSEWAKQQACWSVLEARKIDYDGDFEHCLMSKENAKKNEHDAKEMQREMAGIEAQSLAVRLGADFWHRVWEQGNAARELTMKEAQILKVCASLPRQIPTEKQSKHAITVLERLKEQGVLSIDLTDCAFRRT